In bacterium, one DNA window encodes the following:
- a CDS encoding metalloregulator ArsR/SmtB family transcription factor — translation MEKASLAPYENQAAVFKALAHPARLFMVEQIAAGEKCVCELVNMLGLDTSTVSKHLTVLRNAGVLVDQKRGNMVFFTVRMECVVGFFSCVRKALESQAREHLAAVAG, via the coding sequence ATGGAAAAGGCATCTCTCGCCCCTTATGAGAACCAGGCAGCCGTTTTCAAGGCCCTGGCACATCCGGCCCGTCTGTTCATGGTTGAGCAGATCGCTGCTGGTGAAAAGTGCGTTTGCGAGTTGGTCAACATGCTCGGGCTTGATACCTCTACGGTCTCAAAGCATTTAACGGTCCTCAGGAACGCCGGGGTGCTGGTGGACCAGAAAAGAGGCAACATGGTTTTTTTCACGGTACGGATGGAGTGCGTGGTCGGGTTTTTTTCCTGCGTCCGGAAAGCTCTGGAAAGTCAGGCCCGCGAACATCTCGCGGCTGTGGCGGGATGA